Genomic segment of Ignavibacteriales bacterium:
GTTTAACGCTCGGTGCTGGTATTAAATATGAGGGTCTTAAATTCTTTAAGATTGCAATTGATTATTCATTTCAAAAACTAAAATATTTAGACAACATGCACAGTTTTGGAGTAATGTTAAGTTTTTGAACTTAGATTGAAAATGTATAAATTCCATTTAGGAAATGGAAAATCCATCAAATAAATCAATGGAGACACAATGAAAAAACATGTATTACTATTTGTAGTTTTATTCTTAGGGGCATGGGTTACTACTTTTGCACAGACTTTTAATGTTGTTTTCAAAGTTGATATGTCTGTTCAAATTAAAAAAGGTACATTCAACCCTGCCGCGGATAAGATTCAAGCGAAAGGTGATTTCAATAGCTGGGGAGCTACTGATATGGCCAAGCTTGCGGCTCCTCAGGACAGTATTTATTCTGCTACTATAGCTTGTGCTGCGGGTGTTGCTCATTATAAGTTTTATTTCAAACACGGAACAACTGATGTTTGGGAAAGTGACCAAGCTGCTACAGCTTCCCATAACCGCGAAACTAATATTACTGCAGCGGTTACACTTCCAAAAGTATGGTTCAATGATGAAGTAATGCCTTCCGGTCACGCCGCAGCTGTTACATTCAAAATTGATATGCGGATTCCTTTCAAGCAGAAATTATTAACTACCGGTCACGTTTACATTGCCGGTGATTTAAATGGCTGGAGTACTACTGCAAATGCGTTAGCCGGTCCTGCCGCTGATTCAACTTATTCCGCTACTATTTCAATCAATTCTGCTCAGCTCATTCATTGGAAAGTATTATACGGTGATAAAAACGGAAATACTCAATGGGAAGGTAGTTTTAGTACAACTTCTACAAACAGAGAGGATTGGATTGTTGACGGTCCGCAGAATATTAGTAAATTCTGGAACGATACCGATCCATCAGTAACACTTAAAGATGGTGCACTGACCTTCCAAGTTGATATGAGCACAATGTATGAATTAAGGATGTATAATCCTGCTACTGATTCTTTAAGAATACGAGGAAGTTTTAACGGTTGGGGTGATGGCGATAAATCAAGAGCATTTATGAATCAAGATCCGCTTAGCCCAAACAATTTCTTCTTAAGTGTTGGTTTTGTTGCAGAAAAAGTTACTGCAGATGAGTTATATAAATTTAGAATGGCCAAGAAAACCGTTACCGGAATATGGGCTGTTGCAGGCGGGGATGCTCAGTATGAAAGACCATTCTCAACTGGTGGTGGAAACCGTGTAACTCAATTCGCCGGTCAAAATAACCAGTTTACAGTACCTGCTACTTTATATTTCAATGATATTTACCCTGCATTTGTAATTCCAAGCGGAAAAACAATAACTGTTAACTTTGCAGTTGATATGTCCAACGCTCTGGATCCTGCAAAAGTGCCTATCACATTTGATCCTGCAGTTGATACTGTTTATTTGGTTTGCGGACAGTCTGCATGGGCAGCAGCAATGGGTGGTAATGGCACAAATGTTTGGAAAGAAGATGGCGATAGAGTACTAAAATTAGCTAAGTCAACCGGAAATATCTGGATAGGCTCAATCACAGTTGGTGCAGGCGGTTTCAATGGATTCATGTACACTTATGAATTTGGACATAAAGCTGATGGCACTTTACAGAAAGAAGGAACAGGGTTTTCTAATTGGGCAAGAAGAGTAAGATATGTTCCAATGACCGGCTCAAGAGCATTTGTTCAGCCATATACAGCAAAAGTTGATCAGTGGACGAGAGACGAAGTTAAACCAAGCACCGAAT
This window contains:
- a CDS encoding T9SS type A sorting domain-containing protein, giving the protein MKKHVLLFVVLFLGAWVTTFAQTFNVVFKVDMSVQIKKGTFNPAADKIQAKGDFNSWGATDMAKLAAPQDSIYSATIACAAGVAHYKFYFKHGTTDVWESDQAATASHNRETNITAAVTLPKVWFNDEVMPSGHAAAVTFKIDMRIPFKQKLLTTGHVYIAGDLNGWSTTANALAGPAADSTYSATISINSAQLIHWKVLYGDKNGNTQWEGSFSTTSTNREDWIVDGPQNISKFWNDTDPSVTLKDGALTFQVDMSTMYELRMYNPATDSLRIRGSFNGWGDGDKSRAFMNQDPLSPNNFFLSVGFVAEKVTADELYKFRMAKKTVTGIWAVAGGDAQYERPFSTGGGNRVTQFAGQNNQFTVPATLYFNDIYPAFVIPSGKTITVNFAVDMSNALDPAKVPITFDPAVDTVYLVCGQSAWAAAMGGNGTNVWKEDGDRVLKLAKSTGNIWIGSITVGAGGFNGFMYTYEFGHKADGTLQKEGTGFSNWARRVRYVPMTGSRAFVQPYTAKVDQWTRDEVKPSTEYELWPTGLSDVQDLGTGIPTTFDLKQNYPNPFNPTTTIRFSLPSDELVSLKIYNVLGQQVETLINKSMRAGSYNVDFNASKLSSGVYFYRIEAGNYNITKKMLLLK